From one Leptospira paudalimensis genomic stretch:
- a CDS encoding ParA family protein, translating to MITIAVANQKGGEGKTTTSLNLAMGLARRNLKTLLIDMDPQANSTGIFLNPETVEKDLAHLFQNSANMKDIIAPAYNEHLWVAPSSMRLAEMETVSVNSVEAPYILRDSLSGLKDFDFVIIDCPPSLSIFTVNSLVAANYVLIPLQAEKFSMDGIMGLQQTISSIKKRINPDLEILGALITQLKPQTLLTKTILPVLTKYFRIFEHTISDGVAIGESHLAKKSVYDYNRSSRQSQEYEGFIEEVLSELKK from the coding sequence ATGATCACCATTGCAGTTGCAAATCAGAAAGGCGGAGAGGGTAAAACAACTACTTCTTTGAATCTTGCCATGGGATTGGCTCGCCGAAATCTCAAAACTTTACTGATCGATATGGACCCTCAGGCAAATTCTACTGGAATTTTTTTAAATCCTGAAACCGTCGAAAAGGACCTTGCCCACTTATTCCAAAATTCGGCAAATATGAAGGATATCATTGCCCCAGCATATAACGAGCATTTGTGGGTTGCTCCATCTAGCATGCGTTTAGCGGAAATGGAAACTGTTTCCGTGAACTCGGTAGAAGCACCTTATATCCTCAGAGACTCACTTTCCGGACTTAAGGATTTTGACTTTGTCATCATTGACTGCCCACCCTCCCTTTCGATTTTTACAGTCAACAGTCTGGTTGCTGCCAATTATGTACTGATCCCACTTCAGGCAGAAAAATTTTCGATGGATGGGATCATGGGATTACAACAAACCATTTCCTCGATCAAAAAAAGGATCAACCCTGACCTAGAAATTTTAGGCGCCCTCATCACCCAATTAAAACCCCAAACTTTATTAACGAAGACGATCTTACCTGTCCTCACAAAGTACTTCAGGATTTTTGAACATACGATTTCTGATGGAGTTGCAATTGGCGAAAGCCATTTGGCCAAAAAATCCGTCTACGATTACAATCGGTCATCCAGACAATCCCAAGAGTATGAAGGTTTTATCGAGGAGGTTTTAAGTGAGCTTAAAAAGTAA
- a CDS encoding helix-turn-helix domain-containing protein: MPPHTASLFASSQTGKEWMETILPSLWAELCTEFGLASGVVVLKAEDEDSFYESASFGYGEDGFYYSFLNRGSAQWETLMTSREPVFFSGKEFPLFGKTTNAMSIRIVAKESIGFLLVEFEGETSFSLFALLSLFAEKIGKEWSGNKPQMHRLTPKDSDVSYLYFRDKIPNLESAVHRFGSERLVSIFGAPGSGKKSLAKWIHQNKFSGAPFLVVESVPDHFGKFEKALQEWGTESNLGSLVFTNPEHFSLGQQQILTDWWAKSGFQGNLFLLGDSNGSGEVLPEFVQLLRKNPVYLPALNQLPKPTFSKIIESIFQELCHDQNRSDLTLSPAGEEELLNRNYKENFVELRSAILSGILTCRTKMVDVPDLLVGRNRMDIEIPDAEDLDLRRGIEALERQKILLAMRIFSGNQIRMAKALGISRGSLQYKMKQLGLM, encoded by the coding sequence ATGCCCCCTCATACCGCTTCCTTGTTTGCATCCAGCCAAACAGGCAAAGAATGGATGGAAACGATCCTTCCTTCTTTGTGGGCAGAGTTGTGTACAGAGTTTGGGTTGGCCTCGGGAGTTGTGGTTCTCAAAGCAGAAGACGAAGATTCCTTTTATGAGTCAGCCAGTTTCGGATACGGAGAAGATGGTTTTTATTATTCGTTTTTGAATCGAGGTTCTGCACAATGGGAGACTCTCATGACTTCCAGGGAACCTGTTTTCTTTTCTGGGAAAGAATTTCCTTTATTTGGAAAAACAACAAATGCAATGTCCATCCGAATCGTTGCAAAAGAAAGTATTGGTTTTCTTCTCGTTGAATTTGAAGGAGAAACATCCTTCTCTTTATTTGCTCTCCTTTCGCTTTTTGCAGAAAAAATTGGAAAAGAGTGGAGTGGCAATAAACCCCAAATGCATCGTCTGACTCCAAAAGATTCTGATGTTTCGTATCTCTATTTCAGAGACAAAATTCCCAATCTTGAATCAGCAGTCCATAGGTTCGGATCCGAGAGGTTGGTTTCGATTTTTGGAGCTCCCGGGTCGGGGAAAAAAAGTCTAGCAAAATGGATCCACCAAAACAAGTTTTCGGGTGCTCCCTTTCTCGTTGTAGAATCTGTACCTGATCATTTTGGGAAATTTGAAAAAGCCCTTCAGGAATGGGGAACTGAGTCAAATTTAGGGAGTTTAGTATTTACGAACCCAGAACATTTTTCATTGGGCCAACAACAAATCCTTACGGATTGGTGGGCAAAATCTGGGTTCCAAGGCAATCTTTTTCTCTTGGGAGATTCGAATGGAAGTGGCGAAGTCCTTCCCGAATTTGTCCAATTGTTACGAAAAAATCCAGTGTATTTACCGGCATTAAACCAATTGCCAAAACCTACATTTTCCAAAATCATAGAGTCCATTTTCCAAGAATTGTGCCACGATCAAAATCGTTCCGATCTGACTCTGAGTCCGGCCGGAGAAGAGGAACTTCTCAATCGAAATTATAAAGAAAACTTCGTCGAATTGAGGAGTGCGATTCTTTCTGGAATTTTAACTTGTCGTACCAAAATGGTAGATGTCCCTGATCTTTTGGTCGGCCGGAACCGGATGGATATTGAGATTCCAGATGCAGAAGATTTAGACTTGCGGCGAGGGATAGAAGCCTTAGAAAGGCAGAAGATTCTTTTGGCAATGCGTATCTTTTCGGGAAACCAAATCCGAATGGCAAAGGCATTAGGAATTTCGAGAGGGTCTCTCCAATACAAAATGAAACAACTTGGTTTGATGTAA
- a CDS encoding phosphatidylinositol phospholipase translates to MSQPKRVAFQKFLNAMRKLSTEVNDSEICKRLEILMATSKDDLPLAHVNQLLQEPKEFDPKTIPEPYTQYVRHFIYMVKRNGRMPSDILSNEENGTGGSGNSRGNQKESKVSSKTSTSAKNKRSDSSGSKPSFAVKKAKTTTSKSKK, encoded by the coding sequence ATGTCTCAACCGAAGCGAGTTGCCTTCCAAAAATTTCTCAACGCCATGCGAAAATTGTCTACTGAGGTCAATGACTCTGAGATCTGCAAGCGATTGGAGATTCTCATGGCAACCAGTAAGGACGACCTCCCATTGGCTCACGTCAACCAACTCCTCCAAGAACCAAAAGAATTCGATCCAAAGACAATTCCTGAGCCATACACTCAATACGTCCGACATTTCATCTACATGGTCAAACGGAATGGCCGAATGCCCAGTGACATTCTCTCCAATGAAGAAAATGGCACAGGAGGATCTGGTAATTCTCGCGGGAATCAAAAGGAATCAAAGGTTTCCTCTAAAACCAGTACAAGCGCAAAAAACAAACGATCTGACTCTTCTGGTTCAAAACCTTCGTTTGCTGTAAAAAAAGCTAAAACCACCACCTCTAAATCTAAAAAATAA